TCATTTGTAGTCGATACTGACTTTTCTTGATAATAGGCATTGGATACTTACCACATAGGCCTTTATAACCATAATATCCCCATAACATCAGTTGCCTATGCATTTTAGCCATAAACTTACTTACCATTAATACAGATGTTCCAACTCCACCATTATGCGCTGCAGCTGTTCCAGTGAAAGGGTAAAGCATTCCTTGACATCCAGCACACCAAAAAGCATAATCGCTTGCTAATAAACCAGCGCTACAACTGATGCAATCAGCTATACATGCTTGATAAGCAGCTACATTTTGAAACAACAACGTTTCTGGATTTAAAATCGCAGATTTTGCATCGTCACTCCATAATGGATCAAACTCTGTTAAATATGCTATATCGACTGCAGCCATTTCCAGACAAATAAAATCAAGCAAAATTTCCAGCCAGTAAATCACGGGATAGACATACCAATGAATGTGGTAAAAAGCACTTCCTTCAGCCTCATCTTTCATGCCTTTTTGAGTAGCAGTTCCAAATGACAAACCTCCAAGACTTACCATACACATTGGTGACTTTGTAACGTCTACAAGGCGTACTGGCTCCCAAAATCCTACCGGAATACCAGGTATAGGCACTGGAATCCCTGGCTTAGGACAAAGACATATAAGTCTACCAGAAGCATTAGTATCAGGCATTGAACTGCTTACTACCTTAAATCCAGCTATAGTAATTGGAAACAAGCACTTCCAACATACATCTGTTATAGGATTTACAAATCTTCCAACACACCCAGCAGCTGCATAACAGTTATTAGCTGTTATAGACATTACTATCGCTAACAAAATTACCAGTTCCTTCACTCACTTTGCTTGCATTGATGAAATTTTACGAAGAAGTTTTGGATATCTATTTCCTGGAATTAAATATAAAGTTTCACCACCTGGATTTACTATCTCTTGTATTTCACCTCGTAGCGTATTATTAACTATTTTAACTAGATCTTGTTCTAATTGCTGTAATTTCCAACTTTTCATATAAAACCTTCTTTTAAGTTGAATCTAATAGTATATTGAGTTATACTGCTTACAGCATATTATGTAACTTCCAACGTGCGTTATATGCTTTTAATAGGTGCTTACTTCGCTAATTTTAAGCACAGTGTTTTCTTGCTCTATTATGGCTGGCACAGCTTGTATTTTAAACTTCATACTCAAAAAACCCAATTGATCGAAGAATACGTGCCGGCCTAATAGATTGCTAAGTTCAATAGGATTTCCATTAACTAACACTATCTTTCCTGGTCTTGATTTTGCCCAAGCAACCTGATCTTCATCATCTCCATCAATTAATATTAGTGGCTCACCCCAATGTATCATCTCCAAAGGATTTATTTTAGTTCCTCCCTTTACTATTATTATACCATTTTTTGTCTTAATGTCATCCTTTTGAACATAGGTAGAATCATATATTCGCGTTTTATTTTCAGTAGCTTTACTCAAATTTTTTACTGGAACTGGTCTCATGATTTTTTGCCTAACTTTTTCCTGAAATTCAAGCTGCATTTGATTCAACAAACCACTTTTTGATGCAGCATTAAGTTTAGCCATAATCACCTCCAGTAATGATTCCTCAATGATTGGAAAAACATGCCCTCTAGTTCCATAATCCTTAATCTCAACACCTATATCAGCATTTAATAAATTGGCCCTTATATCGCTTACTTGATAAGCAACAGCGAATAAAGCAAAGAGTGTGCCTATACCAATTACTACTCCTTGCTTCATGGAATTATTTTCCGCTCTCTTATCACATAATTAATTGCCTCACTGACATTCATACCTTTAGCCATGTGATCTTCTATTGCTTGATAATCTCTAGCATTCGTCGAAGTTAACAGCAGAGTAAATGGATCAATCATTAATCTGCCTACAACACCTGAAACATTAGGGCTGTAAATAGCTATTTCACTATAATACGGAGGATTTGAATGTACAGATTGCAGTAAATTTAGCTTCCAATCCTCATCAACAAAGCCTGCAAGCTTAGGATTAGCTCGCATTGCCTTAAATGATTCAGAATTTTGCTTTAAGATTATCTTATGTGATGAATTCTCAAATGCTTTTTCAGACGCAGAACCCTCTTGACGAAAGTAATCCGTGAGTTGCTGAGTTGCTAAAGCAATCGATCCATTATATTTTCGAGCTATTCGACCTGCTTCTTCAATAAACTCTCCTGAACGCTTTCCAGCTAATAGCTTCCAAGCTTCATCTATCATAATTAAAAATGGTCTACTTCTATCTCCCTTAACCATTGTTTGATTAATATGAACAATCATAATCTGTACAATCACAGCTAATAGCTCTGGTACAGAGCGTAGATGATCAGTTTCAATTACCACAATATCAGAGTTTAGAGATAATTGCGCCTTACCGCTAAAAAATCTTCCATGTTGACCATCTTTAGTAAAAGGAAAGAGCATATTTCCAAGCTCTTTAGCATATGATTCTTCTCTATTTGATAACCAGTCTGCAATATCGGTAATTTCAGCTTTAGCTCCCTTATTTTGCCAGACTGATATCAAAGCTCTCTGCAACATCGGTTGTTGCAAATCACTTGTTCCATACTGTGGAGCTGCCATAGTAGCTAAAATAGATGGAAAGTTAGATAAAAAGTCTGATCTAGCCTCTATAGACTTTGCACTGTCATCCTCTGGCACCTCTGAAAATGGATTAATTGATACAGGATTTTTCATGTCAAATTCTATGTATCTACCGCCTAGAATCAAGCATGTACGCTTAAATGATCTTCCATAATCAAGAACAAAAACTTTACCACCAACTCCTAGAACCGATAGCATTAATTCTTGCATAAAAACGGATTTTCCAGAGCCTGGAACTCCAGCTATACAAAGGTTAAAGTTCTCATTTGGAGCTACTCCATGCTTATTTAATGCAGGTAATAAAGCTCCACCAAAAGGTGACCAATACATTATTTGACCTCGTCTGCCAGCTAGTAACATACCTGGAGAACTTAAATCACCTTTCCATTCACCAATGATTGGTAATAATACTTTGCTCTCTACAGAAACAGTTTTTATGCCTCGACCTAAGCTAGAAAGCGCTACTCCAACTCCTGATGTTTTATTTTGACCCAATACACCTTTTGGGCCTTGTTCAACTAATTGCATTGGTAGGGCAGCTAGTAACACAGCTACATGATCATATTTACATGGAACAAAATACCATCCACTGCGTCTTAACATCGAACAAAAGGCTGATGCAGATTGCTTAGCCTTTTTTGTTTTATCAAACATAATAACGTTGAAGTGAATATTAACTACTCTATCACCACTCTGCAGAGCAGCCACTACACCGGCTAAATCAGCAGCTTCTTGTTGTATATCAGGAAAAAATTTACTCATTCCTGCATTAATATTTCTTTCTAGCGCTTCTCTTTTAGTTATGGCTGCAGTCCTTTCCATCGCTTGATTTGGTAAAATTTGCAGACCAAAATGAATCAGGAAATTTGATTTTATATATTCATCACGACGCATTTCATTGCCTAAAAACAGATCCATAGCAGATAATTTCCACTCTGCAGGCCTATTTCTTGCTTCTAGACTGATAAATATTTGATCATCATTTACATTTACACAATCATCATTCTCAAATAACGAGAAATCTCCACTTAGAATTTGTTCAGACAATATTTCATACTGGTTAATATTTGAATGTTCTTCTTCAGGCCAGCCAAATATTACTCTCAGAAACTTTAATAATTGCTGTGCATTCACATTTTCAGTGCTTAATCCAATTGACCTAAACGTATCTTTTAAAGCATCTCGTCTGCGAATCATATCATCGATATTTGCATTTAAATTAGGTATAGTAACTGAAATCAACAATACTACATCCTTTACAGAGCCTGACTTTTGAGCTTGATCACGTAAAAATTCTGTTCTTTTATTAGCTAACTCAATAAATATCTCTCCTTTACGATATGACTGCCAGTTGCTTAAAAAATTCTCTATATTATTACTACCAATCATCAAGACTTGCAG
This genomic interval from Orientia tsutsugamushi contains the following:
- the traU gene encoding conjugal transfer pilus assembly protein TraU produces the protein MKELVILLAIVMSITANNCYAAAGCVGRFVNPITDVCWKCLFPITIAGFKVVSSSMPDTNASGRLICLCPKPGIPVPIPGIPVGFWEPVRLVDVTKSPMCMVSLGGLSFGTATQKGMKDEAEGSAFYHIHWYVYPVIYWLEILLDFICLEMAAVDIAYLTEFDPLWSDDAKSAILNPETLLFQNVAAYQACIADCISCSAGLLASDYAFWCAGCQGMLYPFTGTAAAHNGGVGTSVLMVSKFMAKMHRQLMLWGYYGYKGLCGKYPMPIIKKSQYRLQMTYPIPETKSCKSIGQTEAIWQAGREFPVNGEDFGYLIWRKRDCCLL
- the traW gene encoding type-F conjugative transfer system protein TraW; the encoded protein is MKQGVVIGIGTLFALFAVAYQVSDIRANLLNADIGVEIKDYGTRGHVFPIIEESLLEVIMAKLNAASKSGLLNQMQLEFQEKVRQKIMRPVPVKNLSKATENKTRIYDSTYVQKDDIKTKNGIIIVKGGTKINPLEMIHWGEPLILIDGDDEDQVAWAKSRPGKIVLVNGNPIELSNLLGRHVFFDQLGFLSMKFKIQAVPAIIEQENTVLKISEVSTY
- a CDS encoding TraC family protein, whose product is MNASIHKDFDRERFSKHFVYESYDDETQLFFNRGSIGFVLLAWPLVGASVSAQNEIAEFLKSDENLPGESSLQVLMIGSNNIENFLSNWQSYRKGEIFIELANKRTEFLRDQAQKSGSVKDVVLLISVTIPNLNANIDDMIRRRDALKDTFRSIGLSTENVNAQQLLKFLRVIFGWPEEEHSNINQYEILSEQILSGDFSLFENDDCVNVNDDQIFISLEARNRPAEWKLSAMDLFLGNEMRRDEYIKSNFLIHFGLQILPNQAMERTAAITKREALERNINAGMSKFFPDIQQEAADLAGVVAALQSGDRVVNIHFNVIMFDKTKKAKQSASAFCSMLRRSGWYFVPCKYDHVAVLLAALPMQLVEQGPKGVLGQNKTSGVGVALSSLGRGIKTVSVESKVLLPIIGEWKGDLSSPGMLLAGRRGQIMYWSPFGGALLPALNKHGVAPNENFNLCIAGVPGSGKSVFMQELMLSVLGVGGKVFVLDYGRSFKRTCLILGGRYIEFDMKNPVSINPFSEVPEDDSAKSIEARSDFLSNFPSILATMAAPQYGTSDLQQPMLQRALISVWQNKGAKAEITDIADWLSNREESYAKELGNMLFPFTKDGQHGRFFSGKAQLSLNSDIVVIETDHLRSVPELLAVIVQIMIVHINQTMVKGDRSRPFLIMIDEAWKLLAGKRSGEFIEEAGRIARKYNGSIALATQQLTDYFRQEGSASEKAFENSSHKIILKQNSESFKAMRANPKLAGFVDEDWKLNLLQSVHSNPPYYSEIAIYSPNVSGVVGRLMIDPFTLLLTSTNARDYQAIEDHMAKGMNVSEAINYVIRERKIIP